A stretch of Candidatus Methylacidithermus pantelleriae DNA encodes these proteins:
- a CDS encoding deoxyhypusine synthase family protein — MGPIGSFIEHHFRHFNAATLREAARAYRDHLERGGKMLVTIAGALSTAEIGLTLAEMIRQEKIHAISCTGANLEEDLFNLVAHNHYRRIPNFRELTAEDDRRLWEEHLNRVTDTCIPEMEAMRRIEGAVLEQWMDADERGERFFPHEFLWKVLQSGKLKGSYQVDPKDSWLVAAMEKELFMVVPGWEDSTLGNMYAAHCLAGRIRNPLTVKTGVEYMMELGRFYSEVTQRAPLGFLQLGGGIAGDFPICVVPMLRQDLGRDVPFWAYFCQISDSTTSFGSYSGAVPNEKISWGKLSVDTPRFMIESDATIVAPLLFAYILGW; from the coding sequence ATGGGACCTATCGGTTCGTTTATCGAGCATCATTTCCGGCACTTTAATGCTGCTACCCTGCGGGAAGCGGCTCGTGCCTATCGGGATCATCTGGAGCGCGGGGGCAAGATGCTGGTCACCATTGCCGGCGCGCTGAGTACGGCCGAAATCGGTCTGACGCTAGCGGAGATGATCCGACAGGAAAAAATCCATGCCATCTCGTGCACCGGTGCCAACTTGGAGGAGGATCTTTTTAATCTGGTGGCCCATAACCATTACCGCCGGATCCCCAATTTTCGGGAACTGACCGCTGAGGACGATCGACGACTCTGGGAAGAGCATCTCAACCGGGTGACCGATACGTGTATTCCTGAAATGGAAGCCATGCGGCGGATCGAGGGAGCTGTGCTGGAGCAATGGATGGATGCCGACGAGCGAGGAGAGCGTTTCTTTCCCCATGAATTTCTGTGGAAAGTTTTACAATCGGGGAAGCTCAAGGGAAGTTACCAGGTCGATCCGAAGGATAGCTGGCTTGTGGCAGCCATGGAAAAGGAGCTATTTATGGTCGTACCCGGTTGGGAAGATTCGACTCTCGGAAACATGTACGCGGCCCATTGCCTTGCCGGGCGGATTCGTAATCCGCTGACAGTTAAGACAGGTGTCGAATACATGATGGAGCTGGGTCGGTTTTATTCCGAGGTCACACAACGGGCACCGTTAGGTTTCCTTCAACTTGGGGGTGGAATCGCGGGAGATTTCCCCATTTGTGTCGTGCCCATGTTACGGCAGGATCTTGGAAGGGATGTGCCATTTTGGGCGTATTTTTGCCAGATTAGCGATTCGACCACAAGTTTTGGTTCCTATTCTGGCGCTGTGCCCAACGAAAAGATCAGCTGGGGGAAACTGAGCGTGGACACCCCCCGTTTTATGATTGAATCGGATGCTACGATTGTAGCGCCTTTGCTTTTTGCCTACATCTTGGGCTGGTAG
- a CDS encoding MarC family protein translates to MRKLEFTLLCLSSLFVIVDPLAAIPALLSMTSNSTPSQRERTVRVATVVTAAVLLFFALFGRIAFRILGISLPAFQIAGGIVLFSIAFDMLRAHRSAIQETLEERIAGEAEEEAGIAPLGVPMLAGPGAISTVILLEHKAADFVEKAIVYVSILTVAGFSYLVLGIAARKGSPLLGPLGFKLLTRLMGLLLAAVAVQFILDGVSSYGQGTLP, encoded by the coding sequence ATGAGGAAACTTGAGTTTACCCTCCTTTGCCTCTCTTCCCTTTTCGTCATTGTGGATCCTCTAGCGGCCATCCCTGCTTTGCTCTCGATGACCTCTAACTCTACTCCTTCCCAAAGGGAACGCACCGTACGCGTGGCCACCGTCGTTACCGCTGCCGTCCTTCTGTTTTTTGCCCTTTTTGGTAGGATAGCCTTCCGGATCCTTGGAATTAGTCTTCCGGCTTTCCAGATCGCCGGGGGCATCGTGCTTTTTTCCATCGCGTTTGACATGCTGCGGGCTCATCGGTCCGCGATTCAGGAGACACTCGAGGAACGGATTGCTGGGGAAGCGGAGGAAGAGGCGGGGATTGCTCCGCTAGGGGTTCCCATGCTGGCGGGTCCAGGAGCCATTTCTACGGTTATTTTGCTCGAACACAAAGCCGCGGATTTTGTAGAAAAAGCCATTGTATACGTGTCGATTCTTACGGTGGCCGGGTTTTCTTACCTTGTTCTTGGGATTGCAGCACGAAAGGGAAGCCCCTTATTGGGACCTCTTGGATTTAAGCTTTTGACGCGCCTGATGGGTCTTTTGCTTGCGGCCGTGGCCGTGCAGTTCATCTTGGACGGAGTGTCTAGCTACGGGCAAGGCACTCTCCCGTAG
- the hpnE gene encoding hydroxysqualene dehydroxylase HpnE, with translation MGGYSGEISSKTLTRRSGSNLATALYCLPRRRQEAMIIFYGFCRCVDDIADSPLLSREEKERELAFWKEEIERLYRKEASSPLGQELQEIVETYQIPKELLHEIVAGVRMDLDIQRYPSFKELQQYCYRVACAVGLVSIRIFGCSHPQANDYAHALGMAFQLTNILRDIGKDAASNRIYLPLDECKEFSVTESQILKGEITPGLRDLLFLQYWRARHYFERSLRLIPEEERLNLMASELMRGCYQRLLEKLRQKGFPIRGAKVNLSRGEKFWCLAKAYWREKRKVRLPRSPKNVVVLGAGIAGLVAAVRLAQAGHKVKVLECKAYPGGRAASFWDHRLQVKLDTGQHILLGCYRRTRSLLEEFRLERKIQILPLRLCLMDGQRKKRIQVGRLPSPWHLLVTLSQLGSPKDFLFPALRLASSLGEGKEPDPTLTAAAWLRAQRQPEEWIRVLWQPFCLASTNLGLEECSARLFRRTVLRSLWSSEEDCRLLLPKVPLGELLAEPVARLIRFCSGEIFYGTKVTQLVVAGDHVKNVVSSDGHVIEADHFICALPWDAAAQLFPPESELAYRCRSLGRSSILNGYLWFDRPLTKEPVIGFVDSPVHWVFNRTLLHDLPPTQGFSYAVVTSRADKCLAGSLPKLERIVLSELQRHLPTTGEAKLLQSLWFRCRSATPELTPEREVLRPPCVTGWKNFWLAGDWTNTGLPATIEGAVTSGEEAAMRVEEA, from the coding sequence ATGGGCGGCTACTCCGGAGAAATCTCCAGTAAAACCCTCACCCGTCGCAGTGGGTCCAACTTAGCCACGGCTCTCTATTGTCTCCCGCGCCGGCGGCAGGAAGCGATGATCATTTTTTATGGGTTTTGCCGCTGCGTGGACGATATCGCCGATAGCCCTCTTCTGAGCCGTGAAGAAAAAGAGCGGGAACTTGCGTTTTGGAAAGAGGAGATTGAGCGGCTCTATCGCAAGGAAGCGTCGTCTCCACTCGGCCAAGAGCTTCAAGAGATCGTAGAAACCTATCAGATTCCTAAGGAGTTGTTGCACGAGATCGTGGCCGGGGTTCGAATGGATCTAGACATCCAGCGGTACCCCAGTTTCAAGGAGCTCCAGCAGTACTGCTACCGGGTAGCCTGTGCCGTGGGGCTAGTGAGCATTCGGATTTTCGGGTGCAGTCACCCTCAAGCAAACGACTATGCCCATGCTTTGGGAATGGCCTTTCAGTTGACGAATATCCTCCGGGATATCGGTAAGGACGCCGCCAGCAACCGAATCTATCTTCCCCTAGACGAATGCAAGGAATTTTCCGTTACGGAATCGCAGATTCTCAAGGGAGAGATAACCCCCGGTCTTCGAGACCTTCTTTTTCTCCAGTATTGGCGAGCACGCCACTATTTTGAGCGCTCGCTTCGTCTGATCCCAGAAGAAGAACGGCTAAACCTCATGGCGTCGGAGCTCATGCGAGGTTGTTACCAGCGACTTCTTGAAAAGCTCCGACAGAAAGGGTTTCCGATCCGGGGTGCCAAGGTCAACCTGTCCCGAGGGGAAAAATTCTGGTGCCTAGCCAAGGCTTACTGGAGAGAAAAGCGCAAGGTCAGGCTCCCTAGGTCTCCCAAAAACGTCGTCGTGCTCGGAGCAGGAATTGCAGGACTGGTGGCGGCAGTCCGCCTCGCCCAAGCTGGTCATAAAGTGAAAGTGTTGGAATGCAAGGCCTATCCCGGTGGTCGGGCAGCCTCCTTCTGGGATCATCGTTTGCAAGTCAAACTGGATACTGGCCAGCACATTCTTTTGGGGTGCTACCGCCGGACGCGATCCCTATTGGAAGAGTTTCGACTGGAAAGGAAGATCCAGATCCTCCCGTTACGGCTCTGTCTTATGGATGGACAGCGAAAGAAACGGATCCAAGTGGGGCGACTCCCCAGCCCCTGGCACTTGCTTGTGACGCTATCCCAACTGGGAAGTCCAAAGGATTTCCTTTTCCCCGCCCTTCGGCTTGCGTCCTCCCTTGGAGAAGGAAAAGAACCTGACCCAACCCTGACCGCCGCTGCCTGGTTGCGGGCCCAAAGGCAGCCGGAAGAATGGATCCGGGTCCTTTGGCAACCCTTTTGTCTTGCCAGTACCAACCTGGGGCTTGAAGAGTGTTCCGCAAGACTCTTTCGCCGGACCGTGTTGCGATCCTTATGGAGCTCGGAAGAGGATTGCCGGCTCCTATTGCCCAAAGTACCGCTAGGAGAGCTTTTGGCAGAACCGGTTGCGCGGTTGATCCGGTTTTGTAGCGGCGAGATTTTTTACGGAACCAAAGTTACGCAACTGGTGGTGGCGGGTGACCACGTGAAAAACGTGGTCAGTTCCGACGGCCACGTGATCGAGGCGGATCACTTCATTTGCGCCCTTCCCTGGGACGCAGCTGCCCAGCTTTTTCCTCCGGAGAGCGAGCTTGCCTATCGTTGTCGATCCCTGGGACGATCCAGTATCCTCAACGGATACCTCTGGTTTGACCGGCCTCTCACAAAGGAGCCGGTCATCGGCTTTGTGGATTCACCGGTGCACTGGGTTTTTAATCGAACGCTTTTGCACGATCTTCCACCTACCCAAGGGTTTAGTTATGCCGTTGTGACGAGTCGAGCCGACAAGTGCCTGGCCGGTTCCCTTCCCAAATTGGAAAGGATTGTTCTTTCAGAGTTGCAGCGACATCTGCCAACCACTGGCGAGGCCAAACTTCTCCAATCCCTATGGTTCCGGTGCCGTTCGGCTACGCCGGAACTTACTCCCGAGCGAGAGGTTCTCCGTCCCCCGTGCGTGACCGGTTGGAAAAACTTCTGGCTGGCGGGGGATTGGACCAATACCGGTCTGCCTGCGACGATTGAAGGTGCTGTGACCAGTGGGGAAGAAGCTGCCATGCGAGTCGAGGAGGCATAG
- a CDS encoding RrF2 family transcriptional regulator → MVFVTLTRRGKYALRALLYLARHRERGPILIHEIAAQERIPKKFLEAILLELKNTGVLVSRKGKGGGYYLERDPSTVSLASILRSLDGPLAPVRCVSQTAYAPCADCLDEASCVLRSVMAEVHEAILGVLEGLSLQDLVEREDRLRLLTSSVPTFDI, encoded by the coding sequence ATGGTTTTTGTGACCCTAACGCGACGTGGCAAATACGCTTTGCGCGCGCTCCTTTACCTGGCTCGTCATCGAGAACGAGGGCCAATCTTAATCCACGAGATTGCCGCGCAGGAGCGCATTCCCAAAAAGTTCCTCGAAGCCATTCTTTTGGAGCTCAAAAATACCGGTGTTCTCGTGAGCCGGAAGGGCAAGGGAGGGGGATACTATCTTGAACGAGATCCCTCGACTGTTTCCCTTGCTTCCATCCTCCGCAGCCTCGATGGCCCGTTGGCTCCCGTTCGCTGCGTAAGCCAGACAGCGTATGCTCCTTGCGCCGACTGCCTGGATGAAGCTTCCTGTGTGTTGCGGTCGGTCATGGCAGAAGTACACGAGGCGATCCTTGGAGTTCTGGAAGGTCTTTCCCTTCAAGACCTAGTCGAGCGAGAGGACCGGTTGCGCCTTCTTACCTCTTCCGTTCCCACGTTCGATATTTAA
- a CDS encoding OprO/OprP family phosphate-selective porin codes for MQNSELKALREELGKLRKKVQQLEEDYGQKEESPEGKKQASKPPLVIDAKGIRLQSPDGSSWLRIGGLLQVDNRTLTAPDDGSSFVLRRVRPDLRGTLWDHYEFRIMPEFGQVGTLFSGRQIALYYAYLNVHYWDEFQVRAGKFKSPLGLERLEDAEWRPFVDVGFPTELVPTRIVGIEAHGELVDKIVEWRLGAYNGAADFQVGSNIDFDTSREFAGRLLVHPLQPLQPRGLNDLALAFGFSHGTEKTANLLPSGYVTPAERIFFRYRSDAFADGDHTRFNPGGYLSAGPFFFLSEYVVSRQAVSRPSLPLAEDVQNEAWGVQGVYTLTGEPFTYKDGLTPKHPFHPWTAEGGWGAWQLVARYDELWIDPDAFQGGKLSLADPDTNGRWAKAWRVGLNWYWDQNVKVMFQFAHTDFDRDVLLGIPTGTGTANASRKTQTENAFLMRWQLRF; via the coding sequence GTGCAAAACTCCGAGCTAAAAGCTCTCCGGGAGGAACTCGGCAAGTTGCGTAAAAAAGTCCAGCAGCTGGAAGAGGACTACGGCCAGAAAGAAGAGAGCCCCGAAGGAAAAAAGCAAGCCTCCAAGCCTCCTCTAGTGATCGACGCCAAGGGGATTCGCCTCCAGTCCCCTGATGGAAGCTCTTGGCTTCGAATCGGCGGCCTTTTGCAGGTCGATAATCGAACCCTAACCGCGCCCGACGACGGCAGCTCCTTTGTCCTGCGACGCGTACGGCCTGATCTGCGCGGAACCCTCTGGGATCACTACGAATTTCGGATCATGCCCGAATTTGGCCAGGTCGGCACCCTTTTTAGCGGGCGTCAAATCGCTCTCTACTACGCTTACCTCAACGTCCACTACTGGGACGAGTTCCAAGTACGTGCGGGAAAATTTAAAAGCCCCCTGGGCCTCGAACGACTGGAAGATGCCGAGTGGCGGCCGTTTGTGGATGTTGGTTTTCCCACCGAGCTTGTGCCTACACGAATTGTAGGGATCGAGGCACACGGGGAACTTGTGGACAAAATCGTTGAGTGGCGGCTCGGCGCCTACAACGGAGCAGCTGACTTTCAGGTTGGAAGCAACATTGACTTCGATACTTCTCGGGAGTTTGCCGGTCGCTTACTTGTCCATCCTCTCCAACCATTGCAGCCCCGCGGGCTAAACGACCTTGCCTTGGCTTTTGGCTTTTCCCATGGAACCGAAAAAACGGCCAATCTTTTGCCCTCCGGGTACGTCACTCCGGCAGAGCGAATCTTTTTTCGGTACCGCTCGGATGCCTTTGCCGATGGCGATCATACACGATTTAACCCGGGAGGATATCTTTCTGCGGGGCCCTTCTTTTTCCTGTCGGAGTATGTCGTCTCCCGGCAAGCCGTTTCGCGGCCAAGCTTGCCGTTGGCAGAAGATGTCCAAAACGAAGCCTGGGGGGTCCAGGGAGTCTACACCCTTACTGGAGAGCCGTTTACCTACAAAGACGGTCTTACACCGAAGCACCCGTTTCACCCCTGGACCGCGGAAGGAGGTTGGGGAGCCTGGCAGCTGGTCGCTCGCTACGACGAGCTTTGGATTGACCCGGATGCTTTCCAAGGGGGGAAACTGTCCCTGGCGGATCCTGACACCAACGGACGATGGGCAAAAGCCTGGAGGGTGGGACTTAACTGGTACTGGGACCAAAATGTAAAAGTCATGTTCCAATTTGCCCACACTGATTTTGATCGCGATGTCCTTTTAGGGATTCCCACAGGGACCGGGACGGCAAATGCCTCTCGTAAGACCCAAACCGAAAATGCCTTTCTTATGCGTTGGCAACTCCGGTTTTGA
- a CDS encoding DUF4337 domain-containing protein codes for MNPTEHTPLAEAPFEGKTQEGHASLNQWLAVFTAILACCGAIINYQGSLVFRKALEAKNDAILKKAHATDLWNYYQAVSTKQHIMELAMLIAPQSASEGFKQKLQKYQSQKKELEEKARQLDEASEKANELSEKLTHPHRRLEQALTLVEIAIAVTSVAALTQKRWLLWLAGASAAGSLVLWGMAFWV; via the coding sequence ATGAACCCAACCGAACACACCCCCCTTGCGGAAGCGCCTTTTGAAGGAAAAACACAGGAAGGCCACGCCAGCCTGAACCAGTGGCTAGCCGTTTTTACAGCTATCCTCGCTTGCTGTGGTGCGATAATCAATTACCAGGGATCGTTGGTTTTCCGCAAGGCCCTCGAAGCCAAAAATGATGCCATCTTAAAAAAGGCCCACGCTACAGATCTTTGGAACTACTACCAGGCCGTTAGCACCAAACAGCACATTATGGAGCTTGCCATGCTAATCGCTCCCCAATCGGCTAGCGAGGGATTTAAGCAAAAACTCCAAAAGTACCAATCCCAAAAGAAAGAACTAGAAGAAAAAGCAAGGCAGTTGGACGAAGCCTCGGAAAAAGCTAACGAGCTATCGGAAAAATTGACCCATCCTCACCGGCGTTTGGAGCAAGCTCTTACCCTGGTTGAAATCGCCATCGCGGTCACATCCGTGGCCGCGCTCACCCAGAAACGCTGGCTCCTCTGGCTCGCAGGAGCCAGTGCGGCCGGGTCCCTGGTCCTTTGGGGAATGGCCTTTTGGGTTTAG
- a CDS encoding nitrite/sulfite reductase, with product MSDTAPLRARGNPTWDEVLRRNSVERYKQQKHGYDVIYDLERYGTIPYEEIPEEDILRMQWWGIYHDKPKVGYFMLRIKIPSGILTPQKLRVIGEISQEFANNTGELTTRQDIQLHWVRLSSVPTMFALLEQNRLTTAGACGDNMRNITSCPVAGIDPEELFDVRPTVEAFARFFYGNRQYGNLPRKHKHTIAACPYHCNAPEIHDIAWVGTIQDGQEGYACWVGGGLSATPRIAKPLGVFVPKDEALEVARALIDLWQEDLRYRVSRAKARFKFLIDDDGVEKTRQRLEERLGRKLPDLREVPVPKGRTDHMGIHPQKEKGLYYVGFPCFPGLMRGDQMVKIASLLEEFGGEFRITREQNFLLTGIPEPRVTEIVERVSQIGFPLQTHPMRATSIGCTGSPHCNYAVGETKMKLIEIVDHLEKRFGPGLGSIRIHLDGCPHACGQHWVGDLGLQGTTRTLPAGRVQAYDVIVRGGLGREAGIGKPILRRVPTQEVNQVVERLVGAWIARRTDGESLPGFFRRLSDEEIQAIAAGQELGSGQG from the coding sequence ATGAGTGACACGGCTCCTCTTCGCGCACGAGGAAATCCCACCTGGGACGAAGTCCTTCGTCGCAATTCCGTGGAGCGATACAAGCAGCAGAAGCACGGATATGATGTCATTTACGACCTCGAACGCTACGGCACCATCCCGTACGAAGAAATCCCGGAAGAAGACATCTTGCGGATGCAATGGTGGGGAATCTACCACGATAAGCCCAAGGTGGGCTATTTCATGCTTCGAATTAAAATTCCCAGCGGGATCTTGACTCCCCAAAAGCTGCGAGTCATCGGGGAAATCTCCCAAGAGTTTGCCAATAACACGGGGGAACTTACCACGCGGCAGGACATCCAGCTTCATTGGGTACGGCTTTCCAGCGTGCCCACCATGTTTGCCCTTCTCGAACAAAATCGGCTGACCACAGCTGGAGCCTGCGGAGATAATATGCGGAACATCACCAGCTGCCCGGTAGCTGGGATCGATCCGGAGGAGCTTTTCGATGTGCGTCCCACGGTGGAAGCTTTTGCTCGGTTTTTTTATGGAAACCGCCAGTACGGGAATCTTCCCCGCAAGCACAAGCACACGATTGCCGCGTGTCCCTACCACTGCAACGCGCCTGAAATTCATGACATTGCATGGGTGGGGACGATTCAGGATGGCCAGGAAGGATATGCTTGCTGGGTGGGAGGAGGCCTTTCGGCTACCCCTCGGATTGCCAAACCGCTTGGTGTGTTTGTCCCTAAGGACGAGGCCTTGGAGGTAGCTCGGGCCCTGATTGATCTATGGCAGGAAGATCTTCGCTATCGCGTGTCCCGGGCCAAAGCCCGATTCAAGTTTCTCATTGATGATGATGGGGTAGAAAAGACCCGTCAAAGACTCGAGGAACGATTGGGTCGAAAGTTGCCGGATCTTCGCGAAGTCCCGGTGCCCAAGGGTCGGACGGATCACATGGGGATTCATCCCCAGAAAGAGAAAGGACTTTACTACGTGGGCTTTCCCTGCTTTCCGGGTCTTATGCGAGGGGACCAGATGGTGAAAATCGCTTCTTTGCTGGAAGAATTCGGAGGAGAATTTCGCATTACCCGGGAGCAAAACTTTCTCCTAACGGGCATTCCCGAGCCACGGGTTACTGAGATTGTCGAGAGAGTCAGCCAGATCGGCTTTCCGCTCCAAACACATCCCATGCGAGCCACAAGCATCGGGTGCACCGGGTCTCCCCATTGCAATTACGCCGTGGGCGAAACGAAAATGAAACTCATAGAAATTGTGGATCACCTCGAAAAGCGTTTTGGACCGGGTCTTGGGTCGATCCGGATCCATCTGGATGGTTGCCCACATGCTTGCGGGCAACACTGGGTGGGAGACCTAGGTTTGCAAGGGACGACGCGGACGCTACCGGCAGGCCGGGTCCAGGCCTACGATGTCATTGTGCGAGGTGGGCTCGGGCGGGAAGCTGGAATTGGCAAGCCGATCCTTCGCCGGGTTCCTACGCAAGAAGTCAATCAGGTAGTCGAACGGCTCGTGGGAGCCTGGATCGCGCGCCGAACCGATGGCGAAAGTCTTCCAGGGTTTTTCCGCCGCCTTTCTGACGAAGAGATTCAGGCGATTGCCGCCGGCCAAGAACTTGGTTCGGGCCAAGGGTAA
- a CDS encoding phosphoadenylyl-sulfate reductase, translated as MNGLASQGFGVFEEEHRTLLDDLEVGEIGLFYEDQEPEKLLSWAFERFGVDRVGFVTSFQLEGMVLLDMGWRLNPSLRVFTLDTGRLPPESYEMIDKVRERYGIAVEVVLPERELVEAMVRKHGANLFQKSVVLRLTCCHIRKILPLNRILRKLDAWVTGLRREQWATRANIRKIELDHDHDGIVKLNPLADWSIEMVWDYIRRFDVPVHPLYGKGYSSISCAPCTRPVPPGEDPRSGRWWWEKDAPKECGMHCSIETGGFEHEVQAILGESGWLGFSHRPKA; from the coding sequence ATGAATGGACTAGCGAGCCAAGGTTTTGGGGTCTTCGAGGAAGAACATCGTACGCTTTTAGATGATCTGGAAGTTGGGGAAATAGGGCTTTTCTACGAGGATCAGGAGCCAGAAAAGCTTCTCTCGTGGGCATTTGAGCGTTTTGGAGTCGATCGAGTGGGCTTTGTTACCAGCTTTCAGCTCGAAGGGATGGTTCTTTTGGACATGGGTTGGCGGCTTAACCCTTCGCTTCGGGTCTTTACACTCGATACCGGAAGACTGCCTCCCGAAAGCTATGAAATGATCGATAAAGTGCGGGAACGATACGGAATTGCCGTGGAGGTGGTTCTTCCCGAGCGGGAGCTTGTGGAAGCTATGGTCCGCAAGCACGGAGCCAATCTTTTCCAAAAATCCGTAGTCTTGCGCTTAACCTGTTGCCATATCCGCAAAATCCTCCCTCTGAACAGGATCCTTCGAAAACTCGATGCTTGGGTTACCGGTTTGCGACGGGAGCAATGGGCTACGCGGGCCAATATCCGAAAGATCGAGCTCGATCACGACCATGACGGTATTGTTAAGCTCAATCCCTTGGCGGACTGGTCGATCGAGATGGTGTGGGATTACATTCGTCGCTTTGACGTGCCGGTCCATCCCCTTTACGGAAAAGGCTATAGCTCCATTAGCTGCGCCCCCTGCACTCGACCCGTACCCCCCGGTGAGGATCCTCGATCCGGTCGTTGGTGGTGGGAAAAAGATGCACCGAAAGAGTGCGGTATGCATTGCTCGATCGAAACAGGGGGTTTTGAGCACGAGGTTCAGGCGATCCTGGGAGAATCTGGCTGGTTAGGTTTTTCCCATCGACCGAAAGCGTAA